In Piliocolobus tephrosceles isolate RC106 chromosome 12, ASM277652v3, whole genome shotgun sequence, one DNA window encodes the following:
- the TKTL1 gene encoding transketolase-like protein 1 produces MSVLFFYIMRYKQSDPENPDNDRFVLAKRLSFVDVATGWLGQGLGVACGMAYTGKYFDRASYRVFCLMSDGESSEGSVWEAMAFASYYSLDNLVAIFDVNRLGYSGALPAEHCIDIYQRRCEAFGWNTYVVDGRDVEALCQVFWQASQVKHKPTAVVAKTFKGRGTPSIEDAESWYGKPMPRERAGAIIKLIESQIETSRSLDPQLPIEDSPEVNITDVRMISPPDYRVGDKIATRRACGLALAKLGYANDRVIVLDGDTKYSTFSEIFNKQFPERFIECFMAEQNMVSVALGCASRGRTIAFASTFAAFLTRAFDQIHIGGLSESNINIIGSHCGVSVGEDGASQMALEDIAMFRTIPKCTIFYPTDAVSTEHAVSLAANTKGGGQSITVGGEKIGAFEANAQKKGPNLTTWT; encoded by the exons ATGTCCGTGCTGTTCTTCTACATCATGAGATACAAGCAGTCAGATCCAGAGAATCCGGACAACGACCGATTTGTCCTCGCAAAG AGACTGTCGTTTGTGGATGTGGCAACAGGATGGCTTGGACAAGGACTGGGAGTTGCATGTGGAATGGCATATACTGGCAAGTACTTCGATCGGGCCAG CTACCGGGTGTTCTGCCTCATGAGTGACGGCGAGTCCTCAGAAGGCTCTGTCTGGGAGGCAATGGCCTTTGCTTCCTACTACAGTCTGGACAATCTGGTGGCGATCTTTGATGTGAACCGCCTGGGATACAGTGGTGCATTGCCCGCCGAGCACTGCATAGACATCTATCAGAGGCGCTGCGAAGCCTTCGG GTGGAACACTTACGTGGTGGATGGCCGGGACGTGGAGGCGCTGTGCCAGGTGTTCTGGCAGGCCTCTCAGGTGAAGCACAAGCCCACTGCTGTGGTGGCCAAGACCTTCAAGGGCCGGGGCACACCAA GTATTGAGGATGCAGAAAGTTGGTATGGAAAGCCAATGCCAAGAGAAAGAGCAGGTGCCATTATCAAATTAATTGAGAGCCAGATAGAGACCAGCAGGAGTCTTGACCCACAGCTCCCCATTGAGGACTCACCTGAAGTCAACATCACAGATGTAAGGATGATCTCTCCACCTGATTACAGAGTTGGTGACAAG ATAGCTACCCGGAGAGCATGTGGTTTGGCTCTGGCTAAGCTGGGCTATGCAAACGACAGAGTCATTGTGCTGGATGGTGACACCAAGTACTCTACCTTCTCTGAGATATTCAACAAACAGTTCCCTGAGCGTTTCATCGAATGCTTTATGGCTGAGCAAAACATG GTGAGCGTGGCGCTGGGCTGTGCCTCCCGTGGAAGGACCATTGCTTTTGCTAGCACCTTTGCTGCCTTTCTGACTCGAGCATTTGATCAGATCCATATAGGAGGCCTGTCTGAGAGCAACATCAACATTATTGGTTCCCACTGTGGGGTATCTGTTG GTGAAGACGGTGCTTCCCAGATGGCCCTGGAGGATATAGCCATGTTCCGAACCATTCCCAAGTGCACGATCTTCTACCCAACTGATGCTGTCTCCACGGAGCATGCTGTTTCTCTGGCGGCCAATACCAAG